One genomic region from Bacteroidales bacterium encodes:
- a CDS encoding TlpA family protein disulfide reductase, with amino-acid sequence MKKVIGILIFFAITNAFAQNTLPTIDIKNPDGSIISTDSIKNDGKPIIISFWATWCKPCIKELTTISEAYEEWQEETGVKLYAISTDDARTFSNVSSFVNGRDWPFIVYCDPNSDFKRAMNVNMIPHTFILDKDRNIVWQHTSFSEGGELHLIDLVRKLNNGEKISE; translated from the coding sequence ATGAAAAAAGTTATTGGAATTTTAATATTTTTTGCGATTACAAATGCATTTGCTCAAAACACACTTCCAACAATAGATATAAAAAATCCTGATGGGTCAATTATATCAACAGATTCAATAAAAAATGACGGCAAGCCAATTATTATTAGCTTTTGGGCTACTTGGTGCAAACCATGCATAAAAGAATTAACAACCATTTCAGAAGCATATGAAGAATGGCAAGAAGAAACAGGTGTAAAACTATATGCAATAAGCACAGATGACGCAAGGACTTTTAGCAATGTTTCATCATTTGTAAATGGAAGAGATTGGCCCTTTATAGTATATTGTGACCCTAACTCAGACTTCAAGCGAGCTATGAATGTTAATATGATTCCACATACTTTTATTCTCGACAAGGACAGAAACATTGTTTGGCAACACACTTCATTTTCAGAAGGTGGAGAGCTACATTTAATAGATTTAGTGAGAAAACTAAATAATGGAGAAAAAATAAGCGAATAA
- the aroC gene encoding chorismate synthase, with amino-acid sequence MSAGNTFGSLLKTTLFGESHGAAVGAVIDGFPSGIEINFSLIEKMLKLRSSSNAIYETSRKEADKVEFLSGVSNNITLGTPIAFIVRNTDVNPNDYAEIKNIFRPGHADFVYHKKYKTDIQSGGGRASGRETAARVVAGALALDFLRSQKIDIISYVSSIGDIKMKDAGKWFSEEDVQENPLRCPDADARVKMDLLLKDVSSKKDSVGGIVTTVVSGLPIGLGEPVFGKISSLLSCAIFSIPGVKGVEFGDGFKSASMLGSEFNDVMNVENDNVYFETNHCGGIQAGITNGNNLIVNTAFRPASSIGIEQRSVDVSGEKVSFSIKGRHDACYVPRAAIIVTSMAALAIVDLWFQYKSFN; translated from the coding sequence ATGTCAGCAGGAAATACTTTTGGAAGTTTATTAAAAACTACATTGTTTGGAGAGTCTCATGGGGCGGCGGTTGGGGCGGTGATAGATGGTTTTCCGTCTGGCATAGAAATAAATTTTAGTCTTATTGAAAAAATGCTAAAATTGCGATCTTCAAGCAATGCGATTTATGAAACATCAAGGAAAGAAGCTGATAAAGTTGAGTTTTTAAGTGGAGTATCGAATAATATAACATTGGGAACACCAATTGCTTTTATTGTGAGAAATACAGATGTGAATCCAAATGACTATGCGGAAATAAAAAATATTTTTCGTCCCGGACATGCGGATTTTGTGTATCATAAAAAATATAAAACAGACATTCAGTCGGGTGGCGGAAGAGCCTCTGGAAGAGAAACAGCTGCAAGAGTAGTTGCTGGTGCATTAGCATTAGACTTTTTAAGATCTCAAAAAATAGACATCATTAGCTATGTGTCTTCAATAGGAGATATAAAAATGAAAGATGCAGGAAAATGGTTTTCAGAAGAAGATGTGCAGGAAAATCCTTTGCGTTGTCCAGATGCTGATGCCAGAGTGAAAATGGATTTGCTTTTGAAAGATGTTTCATCGAAAAAAGATAGTGTTGGAGGCATTGTTACCACGGTTGTTTCAGGCTTGCCAATAGGCTTGGGAGAGCCAGTGTTTGGTAAAATAAGTTCTTTGTTGAGTTGTGCAATTTTTTCTATCCCGGGAGTTAAAGGAGTTGAATTTGGCGATGGTTTTAAGTCTGCTTCAATGTTAGGAAGTGAATTCAATGATGTTATGAATGTTGAAAATGATAATGTTTATTTTGAAACAAATCATTGTGGCGGAATTCAGGCTGGGATTACAAATGGGAATAATTTGATTGTAAATACTGCTTTTAGACCTGCATCATCTATAGGGATAGAGCAGAGAAGTGTTGATGTTTCAGGAGAAAAAGTTAGTTTTTCAATAAAAGGCAGGCACGATGCTTGTTATGTGCCGCGAGCAGCTATTATTGTTACATCTATGGCTGCTTTAGCAATTGTTGATTTGTGGTTTCAATATAAATCTTTTAATTAA